A single genomic interval of Spinacia oleracea cultivar Varoflay chromosome 6, BTI_SOV_V1, whole genome shotgun sequence harbors:
- the LOC110777281 gene encoding uncharacterized protein isoform X1 gives MELKLSFTNFTAPHRLNHRFSLLRRHHNHCKLSCRISLSSKPSELSEELQRETLKTLEWNRLCNQLSPFISTTMGHSLARNGSIPMGRNLDESQRLLAQTTAALGLPSPLNFSGVNDVSDIVETAASGVVLSIGELCSVKRTLRSAKRLLQQLLQYSSDDDGRGFLSWLCWNRSYPLLEILQNCNFLVELEQKIEYCVDCKLSIVLDRASDDLKFIRSERKKNMDALDSLLRSVSHKVFQAGGIDKAVVTNRRSRMCVGIKASHRSLLPGGVVLDVSSSGATYFMEPKEAVDLNNMEVWLANSERDEERAILSMLASELGKSAADINDLLYRIQEVDLAVARAGYANWLGAVCPILYPVTDQDALLVDVEGVRHPLLLEPCLGSLKDVPGPSSGNSENLNGEAGVMSFKELPDEEHKFPIPIDIKIGCKTSVVIISGPNAGGKTASMKTLGLVSLMSKAGLYLPAKSIPKLPWFDFVLADIGDHQSLEQSLSTFSGHILRIGKILEVASKDSLVLIDEIGSGTDPSEGVALSSSILQYLKDRVSLAVVTTHYADLSRLKYMDARFENAAMEFSLDTLQPTFQVLWGTSGESNALRIARRIGFNDKIIDHAESWLEKLMPEKQAQRKGQLYQSLLEERNRMGEQARRAASLHSDVMDLYNEIEDESQNLEWREKALIAKETQQVEEELDLVKLKLDRVVQEFENQLRIADIDQYGSLVKKAESAIGSLVENHRPMLDRVSEDMAVLHTPQPGEQVHVKRLGGKLATVVEVSEDDETILIQHGKVRFRVDRSGIQPIEGTTAGSRSHSKKQARIPGYSNYIGGKKDDELPYGAIVQTSKNTLDLRGMRVEEASHTLSMAIAARESRSLLFIIHGMGTGILKECVIEMLRNHQRIDKFEQESPMNYGCTVAFIK, from the exons ATGGAGCTTAAACTCTCCTTCACCAACTTCACCGCTCCCCACCGTCTAAACCAccgcttctctctcctccgccgCCATCACAACCACTGTAAACTCTCCTGTcgtatttctctctcctccaaacctTCCGAACTCTCCGAAGAGCTTCAACGCGAAACCCTAAAAACCCTAGAATGGAATCGTCTCTGCAATCAGCTCTCCCCCTTCATTTCCACCACCATGGGCCACTCCTTGGCCCGAAACGGTTCCATACCTATGGGCCGAAACTTGGATGAGAGCCAGCGGCTCCTTGCCCAAACGACTGCTGCGTTGGGCCTTCCCAGCCCTCTGAATTTCTCCGGTGTTAATGATGTTTCTGACATCGTGGAAACGGCTGCCTCTGGCGTGGTTTTGTCCATTGGTGAGCTTTGTTCGGTGAAGCGAACATTGCGGTCGGCGAAAAGGTTGTTGCAGCAGTTGCTGCAGTATTCTTCTGATGATGATGGGAG GGGATTTCTTAGCTGGTTATGTTGGAACAGGAGCTATCCTTTGCTTGAAATTCTTCAGAATTGCAATTTCTTGGTTGAATTGGAGCAGAAGATAGAATATTGTGTAGATTGTAAACTTTCAATAGTGCTGGATAGAGCCAGCGATGACTTGAAGTTCATTAGGTCGGAAAGGAAGAAAAACATGGATGCTTTAGATTCTCTTTTAAGAAGTGTTTCACATAAAGTATTTCAGGCTGGGGGGATTGACAAAGCTGTGGTCACAAATCGTCGATCAAGGATGTGTGTTGGTATAAAAGCCTCTCATAGATCTTTGCTTCCCGGTGGAGTTGTTTTAGATGTTAGTAGTTCTGGAGCAACATACTTCATGGAACCTAAAGAGGCAGTGGACTTGAACAACATGGAAGTTTGGCTGGCAAATTCTGAAAGGGATGAGGAACGGGCTATTTTAAGCATGCTTGCTTCTGAACTAGGAAAGTCAGCAGCAGATATCAACGATTTGTTATACAGAATCCAGGAGGTTGATCTTGCAGTTGCAAGAGCTGGTTATGCTAATTGGTTGGGTGCAGTCTGTCCTATTTTATATCCAGTTACTGATCAAGATGCTTTATTGGTAGACGTCGAAGGGGTACGGCATCCTTTGCTGCTCGAACCGTGTTTAGGTAGCTTGAAGGATGTACCTGGACCCAGTTCAGGAAATTCTGAGAATTTAAATGGGGAAGCTGGTGTAATGTCCTTCAAAGAGCTTCCTGATGAAGAGCATAAGTTTCCTATTCCAATAGACATTAAAATTGGATGTAAAACGAGTGTGGTTATCATCTCAGGGCCAAATGCAGGTGGGAAAACTGCTTCCATGAAAACTCTTGGACTTGTGTCCCTGATGTCAAAGGCTGGCCTGTATTTGCCAGCTAAAAGCATTCCCAAGCTCCCTTGGTTCGATTTTGTTCTAGCAGATATAGGAGACCACCAG TCCTTGGAACAAAGCCTTTCTACTTTTAGTGGTCACATTTTGCGGATTGGCAAGATCTTGGAGGTGGCTTCAAAAGATTCACTTGTTCTAATTGATGAAATTGGGAGTGGGACTGATCCTTCAGAAGGAGTTGCGCTTTCTTCCAGCATCTTACAGTATCTCAAAGACAGAGTGAGTTTAGCTGTTGTAACTACCCATTATGCTGATTTGAGCCGGCTAAAATACATGGATGCTCGATTTGAGAATGCAGCTATGGAGTTCTCTCTGGACACACTACAACCTACCTTTCAGGTGTTATGGGGAACTTCTGGTGAATCAAATGCCTTGAGAATTGCTAGGAGAATTGGCTTTAATGATAAGATTATTGATCATGCAGAAAGCTGGCTCGAGAAGTTGATGCCAGAAAAGCAGGCGCAGAGGAAAGGTCAGCTATACCAGTCTTTATTGGAGGAGAGAAACAGGATGGGTGAGCAGGCTAGACGAGCAGCATCCCTTCATTCTGATGTAATGGATCTTTATAATGAG ATTGAAGATGAATCACAAAATCTTGAATGGCGTGAAAAGGCTCTGATTGCAAAGGAGACCCAACAAGTTGAAGAAGAACTTGATCTTGTGAAGTTGAAATTAGATAGAGTGGTCCAGGAGTTTGAGAATCAATTACGGATAGCTGATATTGATCAGTATGGTTCTCTCGTAAAGAAGGCTGAATCAGCAATCGGATCTTTGGTAGAAAATCATCGCCCTATGTTGGATAGGGTTTCTGAAGATATGGCAGTTCTCCATACACCTCAACCTGGTGAACAGGTCCATGTGAAACGTTTAGGAGGTAAGCTAGCCACTGTGGTTGAGGTATCCGAAGATGATGAAACTATTCTCATCCAGCATGGGAAAGTAAGATTCCGCGTGGATAGAAGTGGTATCCAACCTATAGAAGGTACCACGGCTGGCTCACGCTCACATTCGAAAAAGCAG GCTCGTATACCGGGATATTCAAATTATATAGGTGGAAAGAAAGATGACGAACTACCTTATGGGGCAATTGTACAGACTTCAAAGAATACTCTTGATCTTCGAGGAATGAGGGTGGAGGAAGCTTCTCATACACTCAGTATGGCGATTGCAGCAAGGGAATCTCGCTCTCTCCTATTCATAATACATGGAATGGGCACTGGAATACTCAAAGAATGTGTGATTGAGATGCTAAGGAACCATCAGCGTATTGATAAGTTTGAACAAGAAAGTCCAATGAACTACGGCTGCACAGTTGCATTTATCAAGTGA
- the LOC110777281 gene encoding uncharacterized protein isoform X2, which translates to MELKLSFTNFTAPHRLNHRFSLLRRHHNHCKLSCRISLSSKPSELSEELQRETLKTLEWNRLCNQLSPFISTTMGHSLARNGSIPMGRNLDESQRLLAQTTAALGLPSPLNFSGVNDVSDIVETAASGVVLSIGELCSVKRTLRSAKRLLQQLLQYSSDDDGRSYPLLEILQNCNFLVELEQKIEYCVDCKLSIVLDRASDDLKFIRSERKKNMDALDSLLRSVSHKVFQAGGIDKAVVTNRRSRMCVGIKASHRSLLPGGVVLDVSSSGATYFMEPKEAVDLNNMEVWLANSERDEERAILSMLASELGKSAADINDLLYRIQEVDLAVARAGYANWLGAVCPILYPVTDQDALLVDVEGVRHPLLLEPCLGSLKDVPGPSSGNSENLNGEAGVMSFKELPDEEHKFPIPIDIKIGCKTSVVIISGPNAGGKTASMKTLGLVSLMSKAGLYLPAKSIPKLPWFDFVLADIGDHQSLEQSLSTFSGHILRIGKILEVASKDSLVLIDEIGSGTDPSEGVALSSSILQYLKDRVSLAVVTTHYADLSRLKYMDARFENAAMEFSLDTLQPTFQVLWGTSGESNALRIARRIGFNDKIIDHAESWLEKLMPEKQAQRKGQLYQSLLEERNRMGEQARRAASLHSDVMDLYNEIEDESQNLEWREKALIAKETQQVEEELDLVKLKLDRVVQEFENQLRIADIDQYGSLVKKAESAIGSLVENHRPMLDRVSEDMAVLHTPQPGEQVHVKRLGGKLATVVEVSEDDETILIQHGKVRFRVDRSGIQPIEGTTAGSRSHSKKQARIPGYSNYIGGKKDDELPYGAIVQTSKNTLDLRGMRVEEASHTLSMAIAARESRSLLFIIHGMGTGILKECVIEMLRNHQRIDKFEQESPMNYGCTVAFIK; encoded by the exons ATGGAGCTTAAACTCTCCTTCACCAACTTCACCGCTCCCCACCGTCTAAACCAccgcttctctctcctccgccgCCATCACAACCACTGTAAACTCTCCTGTcgtatttctctctcctccaaacctTCCGAACTCTCCGAAGAGCTTCAACGCGAAACCCTAAAAACCCTAGAATGGAATCGTCTCTGCAATCAGCTCTCCCCCTTCATTTCCACCACCATGGGCCACTCCTTGGCCCGAAACGGTTCCATACCTATGGGCCGAAACTTGGATGAGAGCCAGCGGCTCCTTGCCCAAACGACTGCTGCGTTGGGCCTTCCCAGCCCTCTGAATTTCTCCGGTGTTAATGATGTTTCTGACATCGTGGAAACGGCTGCCTCTGGCGTGGTTTTGTCCATTGGTGAGCTTTGTTCGGTGAAGCGAACATTGCGGTCGGCGAAAAGGTTGTTGCAGCAGTTGCTGCAGTATTCTTCTGATGATGATGGGAG GAGCTATCCTTTGCTTGAAATTCTTCAGAATTGCAATTTCTTGGTTGAATTGGAGCAGAAGATAGAATATTGTGTAGATTGTAAACTTTCAATAGTGCTGGATAGAGCCAGCGATGACTTGAAGTTCATTAGGTCGGAAAGGAAGAAAAACATGGATGCTTTAGATTCTCTTTTAAGAAGTGTTTCACATAAAGTATTTCAGGCTGGGGGGATTGACAAAGCTGTGGTCACAAATCGTCGATCAAGGATGTGTGTTGGTATAAAAGCCTCTCATAGATCTTTGCTTCCCGGTGGAGTTGTTTTAGATGTTAGTAGTTCTGGAGCAACATACTTCATGGAACCTAAAGAGGCAGTGGACTTGAACAACATGGAAGTTTGGCTGGCAAATTCTGAAAGGGATGAGGAACGGGCTATTTTAAGCATGCTTGCTTCTGAACTAGGAAAGTCAGCAGCAGATATCAACGATTTGTTATACAGAATCCAGGAGGTTGATCTTGCAGTTGCAAGAGCTGGTTATGCTAATTGGTTGGGTGCAGTCTGTCCTATTTTATATCCAGTTACTGATCAAGATGCTTTATTGGTAGACGTCGAAGGGGTACGGCATCCTTTGCTGCTCGAACCGTGTTTAGGTAGCTTGAAGGATGTACCTGGACCCAGTTCAGGAAATTCTGAGAATTTAAATGGGGAAGCTGGTGTAATGTCCTTCAAAGAGCTTCCTGATGAAGAGCATAAGTTTCCTATTCCAATAGACATTAAAATTGGATGTAAAACGAGTGTGGTTATCATCTCAGGGCCAAATGCAGGTGGGAAAACTGCTTCCATGAAAACTCTTGGACTTGTGTCCCTGATGTCAAAGGCTGGCCTGTATTTGCCAGCTAAAAGCATTCCCAAGCTCCCTTGGTTCGATTTTGTTCTAGCAGATATAGGAGACCACCAG TCCTTGGAACAAAGCCTTTCTACTTTTAGTGGTCACATTTTGCGGATTGGCAAGATCTTGGAGGTGGCTTCAAAAGATTCACTTGTTCTAATTGATGAAATTGGGAGTGGGACTGATCCTTCAGAAGGAGTTGCGCTTTCTTCCAGCATCTTACAGTATCTCAAAGACAGAGTGAGTTTAGCTGTTGTAACTACCCATTATGCTGATTTGAGCCGGCTAAAATACATGGATGCTCGATTTGAGAATGCAGCTATGGAGTTCTCTCTGGACACACTACAACCTACCTTTCAGGTGTTATGGGGAACTTCTGGTGAATCAAATGCCTTGAGAATTGCTAGGAGAATTGGCTTTAATGATAAGATTATTGATCATGCAGAAAGCTGGCTCGAGAAGTTGATGCCAGAAAAGCAGGCGCAGAGGAAAGGTCAGCTATACCAGTCTTTATTGGAGGAGAGAAACAGGATGGGTGAGCAGGCTAGACGAGCAGCATCCCTTCATTCTGATGTAATGGATCTTTATAATGAG ATTGAAGATGAATCACAAAATCTTGAATGGCGTGAAAAGGCTCTGATTGCAAAGGAGACCCAACAAGTTGAAGAAGAACTTGATCTTGTGAAGTTGAAATTAGATAGAGTGGTCCAGGAGTTTGAGAATCAATTACGGATAGCTGATATTGATCAGTATGGTTCTCTCGTAAAGAAGGCTGAATCAGCAATCGGATCTTTGGTAGAAAATCATCGCCCTATGTTGGATAGGGTTTCTGAAGATATGGCAGTTCTCCATACACCTCAACCTGGTGAACAGGTCCATGTGAAACGTTTAGGAGGTAAGCTAGCCACTGTGGTTGAGGTATCCGAAGATGATGAAACTATTCTCATCCAGCATGGGAAAGTAAGATTCCGCGTGGATAGAAGTGGTATCCAACCTATAGAAGGTACCACGGCTGGCTCACGCTCACATTCGAAAAAGCAG GCTCGTATACCGGGATATTCAAATTATATAGGTGGAAAGAAAGATGACGAACTACCTTATGGGGCAATTGTACAGACTTCAAAGAATACTCTTGATCTTCGAGGAATGAGGGTGGAGGAAGCTTCTCATACACTCAGTATGGCGATTGCAGCAAGGGAATCTCGCTCTCTCCTATTCATAATACATGGAATGGGCACTGGAATACTCAAAGAATGTGTGATTGAGATGCTAAGGAACCATCAGCGTATTGATAAGTTTGAACAAGAAAGTCCAATGAACTACGGCTGCACAGTTGCATTTATCAAGTGA